GGATTCTCTGCGCCAAAGCCCTGCAGCAGGCGAACGATGTCGAAGAAAGTATAGTACTGCGCCTGTGTAACGGCCGTCTGCCCCGAATAATTGGCGACAGGTATGAGCGGTTTGTATTTCAAAATCAGCTCCACGGCCTTGATGTTGCCTGAACGCGCCGACTCGATGAGCGCTGTGTCGCCGTTGCGGTTGCGCTCGCTGGCAGTTTGAAAATAGGGCTGAATCGCTTTCAGCGTCTGCGCCATACCATAGCGTGCCGCCGACATGAGTGGTGTATCGCCTTGGGCGCTCAGCTGTACCTTACCGCCGTTCATCTTCAAAATGCGTTCGGCGGCTTCGGCGAGTCCGTTTGCGGTTGCCACGTGAATCGCGAGGCTGCCTGTCGAGTCTGCTTCGTTCAGATCGATATTGTTTTCTGTGAGAACTTCCCAAACGCTGCGGTTATAGTGTTCAAGCGCGACACGCCAAAGCAGCTCGCCGTTTTCGTCGCGCGCGCTCAGCGACGCCCCTTCTGCGATCAGGTCGCGCACTTCGCGCGCCGAACCGTCGCGCACGGCGTTGACAAGCCCCATGCCCAACTCGGCTGTGGTGCGTTTACGGCAACCTGCACAGAGAGAAAGTATCAGAAAAATGGCGAGCCATTTTGCAGAATGCCGGGGTTCAAATCGCATAATCAACAGTTCTGAGCCTTTAATGTGCGTCAATACTTTATGAAAGAAGAAAATCCTACTGTCGTCAGACGGGCGACCTCAGGCCCCCGCCCTTCAAAACTGGCACCAAGTTTGCTAAAGTAGCCCGAGTGCTCAGACGTCTACGGCCACAGCGGCCCGATGGCGGCGGCAATCTAACATACGTTTATGGAGGATTTATGGTAATAAAAAAAATCGCTGCCACGCTATTTATCGCGGCGATCACGATTTCTGGTGCGGTGTACGCAGCTGATGCAAAGCCTGCGGCTCCCGATTTTGCAAAACAAATCGGTGACCTCGCGACAAGCGCGGGCACACTGAAAATCGCGATCGATACGCTGTGGACAGTTGTAGCAGGTATGCTCGTTTTCTGGATGAACGCGGGCTTCGCGCTGGTAGAAAGTGGTTTCTGCCGCAGCAAAAACACCGTGAACATTCTGGCCAAGAACTTCGTGGTCTTCGCCCTTTCGACCCTGTCATTCTGGGTGATCGGTTGGGGCCTGATGTTTGGCAAAGGTAACGACTATGTGGGCCTCGAAGGTCTCTTCTTGCTCGGCGGCGCCGACAACTCGCCGGCTACTGGCGAAGCATATAAAGGCGTTTACGACAGCATGAACTGGACAGGAGTACCTCTCAACGCGAAGTTCTTCTTTCAACTCGTGTTCGCCGGTACTGCTGCAACGATCGTTTCAGGTGCCGTCGCTGAGCGCATTAAATTTCACTCGTTCGTCGTTTTCAGCCTCGTGCTGGTGGCGATTCTCTACCCGATCACAGGCCACTGGGTTTGGGGTGGCGGCTGGCTCGCAGCTGCGAACTTTCGTGACTTTGCCGGTTCAACAGTTGTGCACAGCGTCGGTGGCTGGGCTGCTCTCGCGGGCGTGATCGTTCTCGGCCCACGCATTGGCAAGTATTCACCTGACGGCAAAGTAAAGCCGATTCTCGGCCACAACATGACTTCTGCTGCTCTCGGTACGCTGATTCTGTGGCTCGGCTGGTTTGGTTTTAACCCAGGCAGCTTCATGGGTGTGGGCGAGGGTTCGGGCCTGGCGCACGTTCTGCTCGCGACCAACATCGCCGCAGCGATGGGCGCTCTCGCGGCAACGGCAACTTCATGGATTCTGCTCAAAAAACCTGACCTCGGCATGATTCTGAACGGAACGCTCGCAGGCCTCGTGGCAATCACGGCTCCCTGTGCATTCGTTACGCTCGGTGCATCGGCGCTGATCGGCGCAATCGGCGGAGCTCTCGTCGTTATGAGCGTGCTCTTCTTTGACAAGATCAAGATCGACGACCCGGTAGGTGCAACCTCAGTTCACCTTGTTTGCGGTATCTTCGGTACCCTGGCGACTGGCTTCTTCTACGATTATGAAATCGCGAAGAATGTTGCTGGCCTTTCGGGTGACGTCGTTGATCCTGCAAAATGGTCAATCGGTTCACAGATCGTCGTACAGATCAAAGGCATTCTCGCCGTGGGTGGTTTCACCTTCGTCGCATCGCTTGTGCTCTGGTACGTACTCAAACTTGCGGGCGGCATTCGTGTATCCCGTGACGAAGAGATCATGGGCCTCGACGTGGGCGAGCATGGCAACGAAGCTTATGCAGACTTCCAGGAGGTGAACCGCTGATTCTCACGAATCATTGGTTCAACCTAAAAGGAGATAGAATATGAAACTTATAACAGCCATGATTCAACCTCACAAGCTGCAAGACGTGAAAGATGCCCTTTTCAAGGCGAACGTCACGAAAATGACTGTGAGCAACGCACTCGGTTGCGGCCAGCAACGCGGCTACGACGAGTCGTACCGCGGTGTGGTTCACGAGGTCAACCTGCTGAAAAAGGTGCGCATTGAAATTGCGGTCAACGAAGAATTCGTCGAACCGACAATCAATGCGATCATCAGCGGTGCCCGCACCGGCAATATCGGCGATGGAAAAATCTTCATCACCGAACTCGCCGAAGTGATCCGCATTCGCACAGGCGAAAAAGGCAAACCAGCCGTAGGCTAGGAGCAGAAGGGTTCGCGGCACACACGATGTGTTCCAGGCCGCGAACCGTAGGCTAGTTTGCCCACGCCGCAGCGAAGCTGCGGCGTGGCATTCTAAAAAAACCATCGGGCATCGCCCGATGGTTTTTTTTTCCATTTTACGGCGCGTTGGTCTTTTGTAAGGCCTACATCCGCCAACACAAAAAAACTTTTCAGGAGCAGACATGAATCTCAGAACTCTAAGACTGGCATCGACGGCTTTTTGCCTCTCGCTGCTGGCACCCGCTGCAATCGCAGCGCAGGCGAAACCCGCTGAAGCGGCAAAACCGCGCGAGCTGACAATAGAACAGCGCGTCGCAGATATCGAAGCTTACATGAACAACTCAAAGCGCGTGGCCGACGACCCCGCGGTGAAAGCTGAAGACAAGGCAGCAAAGAGTAACGTGGCCGGCGCCGGGCCGGGACACAATGCATGGCTCATGACATCTGCCCTGCTGGTGCTCTTTATGACTTTACCCGGCCTTGCTCTTTTCTACGGCGGCCTCGTTCGCAGCAAAAACATCCTGAGCGTTGTGGCGCAGTGCTTTGGCATTGCAGGCCTCGTCACCATCTTGTGGTGGCTGATCGGCTATTCGCTGGTATTTTCTGAGGGCAACGCGTTCATCGGTGGCGGCGCGTACGCCTTTTTCAAGGGCGTCGACAGCACCGTCGGCCAGGGCGGCCCCTGGATCTCGAACAACGTCTTTTCGATGTTTCAAATGATGTTCGCGATTATCACTCCTGCGCTGATCGTGGGCGCGGTGGCCGAACGCATGAAATTTTCTGCAATCATGGCTTTCGTCGCCTTGTGGATGTTCGCCGTTTACTTTCCTCTCGCACACATGGTGTGGGGCCCCGCAGGTTACATGAACGGTCTCGGCAACGAGGCGGCGGCGATCA
The sequence above is a segment of the Turneriella parva DSM 21527 genome. Coding sequences within it:
- a CDS encoding ammonium transporter; this encodes MVIKKIAATLFIAAITISGAVYAADAKPAAPDFAKQIGDLATSAGTLKIAIDTLWTVVAGMLVFWMNAGFALVESGFCRSKNTVNILAKNFVVFALSTLSFWVIGWGLMFGKGNDYVGLEGLFLLGGADNSPATGEAYKGVYDSMNWTGVPLNAKFFFQLVFAGTAATIVSGAVAERIKFHSFVVFSLVLVAILYPITGHWVWGGGWLAAANFRDFAGSTVVHSVGGWAALAGVIVLGPRIGKYSPDGKVKPILGHNMTSAALGTLILWLGWFGFNPGSFMGVGEGSGLAHVLLATNIAAAMGALAATATSWILLKKPDLGMILNGTLAGLVAITAPCAFVTLGASALIGAIGGALVVMSVLFFDKIKIDDPVGATSVHLVCGIFGTLATGFFYDYEIAKNVAGLSGDVVDPAKWSIGSQIVVQIKGILAVGGFTFVASLVLWYVLKLAGGIRVSRDEEIMGLDVGEHGNEAYADFQEVNR
- a CDS encoding P-II family nitrogen regulator, whose protein sequence is MKLITAMIQPHKLQDVKDALFKANVTKMTVSNALGCGQQRGYDESYRGVVHEVNLLKKVRIEIAVNEEFVEPTINAIISGARTGNIGDGKIFITELAEVIRIRTGEKGKPAVG